DNA from Candidatus Methylomirabilota bacterium:
CTGCTCGGCGCGCTCCCGCGTCGCCTCGCCGAGCGCCCACGTCGTGCCGTGGGCCGCGGCGTCCGCGAGGCTCCCCTTGGGGAGGAACTCGTCGAGGAAGAGCCGGCGGAGCGACTTCGGCGAGCGCGAGTAGCGCGCGAATAGCGCGCCCTTGACGACCTCCGGCAGGTTGACGAGCGCGAAGACCGGGCCGTCGAGGTTCGTGAAATACGGGGCGAGGGCGGCGCGCTCGTCCGGCGTGAACTCGTCGGTCATCGGAAGGATCTTAGCACCTCAGACGAAGAACAGCCGCTGCACACACGCCGCGGCGAGCAGGAAGAGGAGCGGCCCGCGACCGGGCGTGCGCAGCGCGCGGCTCATCGAAGGCCCGCCGCCGCCTCCCACTCCGCGCCCACGAAGCGCGGCAGCAGGATAAGCTCGGCGCGACCGGTGACGCGCGCGTACTGGGCGAGGCCCTGCGCGTTGGCGCCACCGAACTCGATGACGAAGGGGTCGGCGCCGTCCGTGTGGACGGCGACCGTGTAGCGGGGCGGATCGAGCCCGAACTCGGCCGCCGGCGTTCCCGCGAACTCGTCGCGCGCCATCACACGCTGCGGCGCCGAGACGTGGAGGAACCTCAGCCCGCCCTCGAGCCGGCGTTCCCAGTCGGCGGACGCGCCTCCGGGCCCGGTGACCGTCCATCCGCTCCCGCTCCGCGTGAACCGCCACCGCCGGTCGCCGGCCGTCACGCGGACCTCGCGCACGCGCGCGGGCGCGATGTGGAGCATCACGCCCGCGGCCTCGAAACGCGCCAGACCCGGCTCAGGCCGCCGCCCGTGGAGCGCGAGCGCGGCGATCGTCGCGGCCGCGAGCACCGCCGCGGCGGGCCACGCGAGCCGCCTCAGCGCCGGCGCCGCCACCAGACGACGCTCCCGGCGCCGATCACCACGCCCGGTAGGACCATGACCGTCACCATGAAGATCCCGCGGACCTGGCGGTTGGTCAGTACGACCGTCGGCAGCACCTCG
Protein-coding regions in this window:
- a CDS encoding thymidylate synthase, encoding MTDEFTPDERAALAPYFTNLDGPVFALVNLPEVVKGALFARYSRSPKSLRRLFLDEFLPKGSLADAAAHGTTWALGEATRERAEQ